In Siniperca chuatsi isolate FFG_IHB_CAS linkage group LG24, ASM2008510v1, whole genome shotgun sequence, the DNA window CCCTTGTTCTGCTTCGGCCTGTTGTATTTCTTCATTGCTTTCTCTCAGCCCTTGACTGAACTGGAACACTTGAACCTGGGCTACAACTGCCTGCAGAGGGCGCCAACGCTGGGCCTGAGTGCCAGGGCCAAACTCCTCACACTCAACCTCAGGAATAATGAACTGGAGACTATAAACGGTAGCGTAGACTGACATAGACAGTCGCAGAGTTTCTTGTTCCTTAAACACAGACAACCAGTCACTGGTCAGATCAGAGTCAGTAGTCAGTCAATCTGTTCACAGCATAGAGAGGAGTGAGCTAATGAAACCTAAAAAAATTGGAAAAACGGGAAGCTGATCACcgtgcagacacacaaactcaaaacttctgttatgagcTAACAGACTTTCTCTGACAgtgacccccctcccccactgTTTTTGAAGTCCTTCTGTTTGTCTTGGATATTATTTATCATCACCCAGTGAAGCAATAGATAACCTTACACTGGCCTCTTTATCATATCTGTTTGGATAGGAGGGGAGAATAGCATGAGAAGCAAATTAGGTATTTGTGCTGCATTTGTGTGCGTATGTTGTTTACACTGTACGTTCTCTCATGTCTGAGAGAGTCTTTTCTTGCATTGCTGTGTTGTCTGATCAAACAGGTGTTGAGCAGTTGTCTTCACTCGAGCACTTAGACCTGGCCTACAACCTCCTGTTGGAGCACTCCCAGCTGgctcctctctccctgctgcaCTGCCTCAACACAGTAAGGaaacacatgcactcacaaaGGCTACAGTATATCCTTTAGAGGACACATTTACTTTCTTTAGGTACATGTGAAACCAACGCACTGTAAAAACTTCTTTTAGCTGAACCTGGAGGGCAACCCGCTGTACTTCCAGAAGACCCACCGCAACTGCACCGTCCGACATCTCTCCCCAAAGGCTGCAAACCTTAGAGTGAGTAATAATTAGAgctagacatactgtatataccattTTTCAAATGTGCAGAATGctgaagcattaaaaaaaataataattataaaagcATCCTGCATGGACATTTGTTTTAGACATCAAGGAAGCACCACCAATGGCATAATAGCATTTATAGCACAAAACAGCACCTTACAGCAGCTGAAGACAGAAGCAGATCACATAATTTCCTGgtctaaaaacataaaatagaaatggaaaaaaactcAAGTTTGTGGGAAGCTGTTAAGTTTCCAAAGTAGGCTGTGATCTTCAAAAATACTTTTACAGTTATAGCAGCTGTTGGCTCATCTGTTTTGTATCAACAAAGGCATTATATTGTATGTCTTGATTTGTCTCAAAGCGCTGCCTCTCTACACATACAGAACAGCTCAAAAACAGCTTCCTGTGCTATGTGTGAACTCCAAGGTGTTTCTACATGACCCCCACTGGCTTGTGGTCTTTTGACATTTAGGGTTGAAAATCAACAACACGCCCCTAGTGGCGACTACTGGAGAACTGtttgagaaaaatgtgtttttgtgtttgtttttttcagataaCCAAtgttcctttttctgtttctttccagCTCAAACTTGATGGTACCCCGCTGTCCTCATCTGAGTTATCAGTAAGTTTCTCAATCAATATATGATCATCCCACTGAAGCTGTTGGTTTTTAAACTCTTTGGAAAGTTAGTGGGGATTTTTGGATACTGCGTTTGATACTGAAGCAGACATTTCTGCATAAATAAGTGTAATGGTATCTAATATTAGACCACTCTCTTCTGCAGGTTCTGCCAAAAGCAGGCCAGCTGGTTGTCCAGGTACAGACTTCACCTCCAGTTGCCATGCCACCAGAACGCAGTAACCAGGAAGTGTCCAGTGGTGCAGGGGAGCTTAGTGACAGCCTGTCAGTTGGAGAAGTGGGAGTCTCACACATTCGGAGGAAGAAATCCAGGGTAAGAaaactgctgtgttttaaatgGTTGTATACTCTTTCTCTGTGACGTGAAATAGTTCTTGTATGATAACAAAATCTTCTTAAAATGATTTGACCTCCCAAAttcttattctttatttatctatctagaCTGGTGGATACAAACTGAATGCTGTGaaatagattttcttttttcaaaccattttgtgttttagaGTAAGGTGAAAGTGCGGAGGGCCAGCATATCCGAGCCCAGTGATACAGATTACGAGCCCAGACTGTTTTCCTCCACAAAGGGTGGGTTTTAAAAGCATGTCTGTCCGATGTGATTCTATATTTGTGCAATATCCTACCAAATATCTAAATTCACCCCCTTTTCTCCCtgacttttattgttttatttaagtttcCACTTATAGTTTTAACTACTATGTGCTTGTTATGTTGATTATCAAGATTAAAGCTTATTCAGCTGTTAGATAAATATCTAAAACATAAAGGTTAATATGTTATCTCTCCACTAGGCATTGTCCTTCCCCACCAGCAGGAGATTGAGCGCATGTCCAGCTTCAGAGATCAGCTGGGTGAGGATTGGCTGAGGTACCAACATCATCTAGATGGAGATTCCCCCTCTACCATCACCACTGCTGTCGATACCAACCAGCCAACTCCTCACCGTCAACCCCTCCCCAATGGCCTCAGCACCAACCCATGTCCATCCGCCAGCACTGGGCATCAGCCATCTCCACCATCCCTGGAAGTCCCAGAGGTCCTCCCCCCACCGCTGCTCTCATCGGAGCCCAGGATGGAGACATCAGACGCACATGCAGACCAGGAAACAGAGTCTACCCTACAGTGGCCCGGTCATAACTCTTGGCAGACAGAGTCTACCTTGGAGAACAGCATGGTGGACGGCCCGGTGGTGAGCCAGGGAGTAGTGAGCTCATCTGGGCCTAGTCCAGAGTTCCAAAGATCGGCTAGAGGGGAGAGCGGAGACAccaaggaggaagaagaggaggatctGGGAGGTAGGGTAGTcaaaaagtcaaagtcaaaatcCTGTATAATGACAACACAAGGAGACAAGCAttattcatatactgtattaagaCCAATAAACTTAGCACAAAAAGGTTTTTAAGGTTCTCCTCTTCTGatctcctttcttctctgtttttttcttgttagtGGACCTGTGTCACCCCCTACTTGTGGGTGTCTTAtctgacaaagaggaagaagatggaGCGGACCAGGGGGAGAGGAgtaggtggaggaggagggaggtgttCCTGCGCATCAAACAGAGCCTGATGCTGGAGGTAGACATGCAGCGCGGCCAGGAGAGATGCCGTCTGGAGCTAGGCAGCCTGGCTCGGGTGGAGACCACAGAGGCTTGCTGGACCCTAGgggtgagaggaggaagggagggatggagaaagagatggaggagtgGGAAAAGACTTGTGAGGTTCTGGAGTTTAAGAGaaactgaaataattttttaatattatttgaaTGAAGGAAACCAAGGTCGCTAAGGTTTTGTCAGGTAAAGTATCTATAGATAAGAAGAGGTGGTAAGAAAGATAATTCTCATCTGTAGTTCTTTGCCAGACACCCTCAAATTAATAACAGtagaaataatatttataaaggTAACATGCATGCAGGTAACAAAAAGATTgcacaacaaaaaatgtataattaatatatttgaatgaaaatataaaataatcaaacttttgttcatttgtctGTAGGCCTTTTTTTACCCAGATTAGACACAACACAGTGGATCACAGTTCATTGcattaatattgtgatattgatttcagcCATATTGCTCAGCTTTAAGGGCATTAATATgtataagtaaaaataaaaatctttcaACAAGTTGtcaatttgtgttttctttctttctctcaggaGACAGAAGAGATGTTTCCAGCTGTGGAGCTTCAGTTTGACTACATCAGCAGGGAGAAAAGGTGGAGACGCTACGTCCTGCTTGATGATGACCCACAGCAAGCATTGCAGGTTcataacacgcacacacacactgatattcATTAACACACACTCTTGAGTCCTGTTGTCTGGGAAGTATTTGATTCCTTTCAGAAGAAATATTGGGAATATTATAAAACtaaatgtatatattgtttttatttttatgtttggttttgtgtgtgtagcgtgaagggggctacaactttcatttaattGTGCAatcttgtgttgtaaaatgacaaataaatgaaccttgaaccttgaaccttgacACACAAGTTCACGCTCTTGCAAAAGAGTTAGACACAAAACCCAGAGATTTTCAtctatgcacacacatgcatcataGCACATATGCATAAATGAGAACAACACCCACCCACTGACTTCCTGGACGTCTTGTATGAGTCTGGTCAAGCTCACAGGCTGCCCTATACTGAAACCCTGttacttttgttttcaaatgtgacATCAACATCCAGCTGCACACTCTGTACCATGTTTACTATTTTGTTTATGACTTTGGTCTTCTCACATTGGGCAACATCAAATCTGTGCCAGATATAATTTTAACACAAAAAGCCAATACCAGTTCCAGCATgtggtttttttcccccaaatttgTGGTGAGCAGTCAGGGACTTATGAATTAtgttttataaacacacacatagctgAGGTAACAAGTATAAAACCCCAACGAACACCTTGAACTCTACCATAGCTGCTCATGGCACAAGACCGATTGTCCTAGTGTTtacagaaacactcacacattATCTCCTACAGTGCCAGCTATATTGTGTCCTGTCAAATTATCTTTGAGCTctactgatttttttgttttggcccTTTAAGAAGCTGCAACATGCAAATAGCTTACTGTGCATTCTGAACTTACCAGACAGAGCTTGCATATCAGATGAGCTATTGACAGCTGAAAAAGTTGTTTTGGCCAATTTTTCTCAGCTGACAAGCTTGTTTTCTGCGCAGACAATTGTCGATTCCCCCTGGTTGCTCAGTTTTGTTGGTGAtaaattgacttttttgttgtcagtgtcAACAAACtattacaatgtaaaaacattactttttgcTGACTAGGCTCTGACTGACGTGCTGTCACATGTGGCAGAGGAAAACCAGCGGCGTGACTCTGAGCTCCGCCCCAGCTGTGTTCGCCTGCAATGCCTTCGCTGCAGGTCAGAGATCACACTTCAGGGAGAGGGCAGTGAGGAGGAGGCTGGGGGGAGAGCGAGGAGGAGAGAGGCTGCAATGCTACCAGAAGGTGTGGAAGAACAGGACGGGGAGGAGCTGACAGAGGCACAGTGTGATGACAGCAAAGGTTTGTGACATGAAGAAGACATGATAAAGTTATGTTATATGTGTATATGCGTCTTTATTTGTAACTTAACATAAATCTTTTTCCTTGTCTTTGAATAttgctctttgttttctcttttaaatacTTGTGTTGTTGAGTTAATTTCAAATTTGTGTcaatttttcatttcctttctttgtttgtttatttggtgTGGTCAGTGCCTATTAATCAGCCGaaaaactgtactgtattttaaacaaagcaacaaacagcaaataCAAGACAGTACACATGTACTTATAGAACacaggcaaaaaacaaaacaaaaaatacacaaatgcttAGAGTGTAGCAATCATCAGCTTTTGATCTGTCACTGACCATGTGTTTAAAAGGCATCTTGAAATAGAATAAAAcctgtaaaaacaaactaaaaaaaacaaatagcaTTTGACAATTAAAATGCCCTTTAAGCACAGCTCATAGATGAAAAAGTTGCCCAAGCAACGTGATGTTTGGCTTTAGTTTATATCTGAATCCCACTCACACACCACAGCCTTGACTCTGAAAAGCCTTTTTCTGATTCATCCCTCATAGTGAGTCATGCACAATCTCAGATGAGTCATGCTCAGCCTCACATACTCTAGACCATCCTAAAAATTAAGCACTAcatgcatttaaattttttccacTAGTACTTTCACACTTATTTAGTCAATGTCAGCTGGGTCTGTTGTTGAAAGTTGGAGATGAGACTGAAAAGCCACAAAACAAGGTCACACATTTCACCTGGATTGTTGTCACATtcatgcaaaaaagaaaaagtttatCATTTGACGTCAACGCTCTTCATGACTCCTCCTCAGCAATCAGGCTCCCATTGGTTGTCTGCACATGGCTGCATACTTTCCCAAAACAAACTTTTGGTTTCATATGTGCTCGTGTGAAGCATCCCAGGAGTTATCTGTTCTCTTTTATTGCATAGTTGCCTGCTACGCTGAGTTCCCACCTCTATAATCAGCAACAGACAGATAGCACCCCTCGCTCCAGCAGCCACCTCCCTGTGTTTTGACCAAACCTGACATTAAGACCTGCTCCGGCACGCACAGACTGCGCGCAGGCGTTGTTTGACAGATGTTTGGGAGATTTCTTGGAACCATGCTCCTTTTGTTAGTGTGCTTAGTCTGCTGTTCTGATGAAATTTCAGGCAATAAATACCTTTTTCATTTGCACGTGTCTGAACTAAGACGTTTGTCTGCCTGTGGGTAACAGAAATACATGCCCTGCAGATACAAAAACTGTTTCTTCCTTGTTAGGAACTTGTTAGGAATGAAGGCATGCATATTTTCTGTCTATTTTCTTGCAGTATAGGTCATTTGGTTGTCAGAATGATTAAACCGTGCTGTCATGTTCTTGAGTAGACATAGACACAGCTGATATAGTTTTAAAATGCAACcctcatattttttttctttcacacacagtatagtcataggaataacattttattgttctctttttaaatgaaataagctatttacatttataccatgtttctttctttaaagaCTGGCAAGTAACTTTACTCCATGGatgacaaaaccttaaactaggagttacatactgtatatcttatTGAAAGACATTCAGGGTTACCACACTATTATGTGTTTGGTAATTATCACAATAACCGATTAAGGCCATGAGGGGGAGCACCTCCTATTCTTAGTTAGTTTTCACCATCACCAATAACTTCCTGTATATACATCTATTTTTTTCAGGCAACAGTAATATTTGTCCAGAATGTGGTAGCGATCACGTAGTCCAGCTGGCTGGCCAATCAACTCCCTACAGCAGTACGCCCATCCATTGCTCATCAAGGCCGGACAGTGAGGACGATCATCTTGATATAACCCAGAGCACTAGGAGTGTCAATAAGGTCTTTCTGAACAGTAAAacactttctcctctcttttccaaAATTGGTCAACCAGAATCTCATCATTCCCATGTTTCATCTTTATCACAGCAGGATGATTACACAGATGCCAGTATTAGCAGTAGTCCTATCTTTGAAGCTGCCACCACTACAGAAGATCCCACCTTCATCACTGCCCAGGGAAGCTCCTTCTTCATCGGGGATGGTCAGGGTGATACCTCCAGCCTCTCCTACAGCACAGAGTGCCAAAGTAAAGAGGATCTGGCTGGGAGCTACCACTACACTTCTACAGGTGCTACACCACCTGAAGTCCAAGCCCAACCTGCAGGAAGATCCACCCCAAATGGTGGGTTTTTACTCTGTCAACACTTTTGATTCAAAACTGGTCTAGCCTCAGGGTCCAAATTTTCCCTTAGACATCAGGTCACAGCCCACACACAGACCAATTTAACACACGTCAGTGTATTTCCATCTATCCATTCTGCCTGTCAGTGGATTTAAACGCAGGACTTTTTTACAGTGAGGAGACAGTGGTAACTACAGTGCTGCCCTTCAATTTTAATTCAGAAAATGAAACCTAAAAGTACTGCAGCAGAAGTTACAACTAATTCAGGCTATGTAAACTATTTTTACAGCATCACATGCAAAATAGGCCTGATTTAAAGAAGAAAGTAGTTTTTGCAAGGAAGCAGTACTTCAAAATAGAAGTGCTACTCTGGGAATTTGCTACATTtcaaagtaatgtttttttgaCAAAGTTGACCCACTTGAGACCCACTCAGAATGGACCCATGCTCTGATgtataaaatgcaaaataaaatgcatataaAGTCCCCAAAACAGTTTCTCAGAGACTAAAATGACATCCAAAACCTATtttcatttacagtgatataaaacaaagaaaagcagcaaatcctcacatttcagaagctggaaccaacaaactgacaactgaaaCGGTTAATGGATTCGATTAATAGACAAATCTTTTCAGCCGTACACTTTTTACATCCAAAATAACATTGTGATGTTGGCAAGAAATGTTAACTGGAGGAAAACccaaacagcagtaaaatataaatGGTATCCTATTACTTGATTTGAATTCTACAGTTCATATGGtcattgtaaaacacatcaACTGTGGTATTGTGGTTTAAACTGTTTACGTCAGCTTCATTGCCTTTCCTAAAGATATATTTAAGTCTTAATTGAAAGTGAACAGAGATGGGAAGTATTTGGGTCTTGATTTGGATTGTGTGGTGCAGAAATGCTGCGAAGCGCTCTGTATCTCTGTGGCAGCATCCGATTTCCCCCCACATCTGTCTGCCATTTTTAGATGAACCACATGGTAACAGTGCAACAAGACAGATTGGAATCATTACTGGAAGTGATGGGAGAGGAATGAAAGCCTAAGAGAGGGAGGGCTGAGTCGTAATAATAGCTTTctgtatcttttcttttttgtaataCTGTAGCTGCACTGCCAATACTATGTAATCTGTCCTTTTTAAAACCACAGTCTCACACTGGAGACAACTCACACTCATCCTAAAACAATGACACTGAATATAGTGTCTTTTTTTGGTGACACAATGTACCCATTGTTGTGGAACAGAGCcctcattttcttctttctgaagAAGTGCTTTGTCTCTAAACAAaccaacctgtgtgtgtgcgcagacaCTTTTCACCTCTACAAAGAGTTTCAAAGGCCTTTTTAATTGGATCTCTGTTTGCATTCTCTTCAAATGAAAGACGTTGGGTTTGTTTTGGCCTCTGCTCGTCCGTGCGCTGTCATTTTTGAGTAGCTGTAACAATTCATCAGTGTTCAAATAGCCTCCATTGCTGTTCATTGGTGGATTTATTGCTCTTAAAGGTCTTTCTTTGTGAGGGCTGTTGGCTAATGCTGCAGTAAAATCTGGCACAGGTTTCATAAAAGACAAGAAATATGTAAGTCTTCACATTGCTGCCAGGAAACTATTGCTTAACTATTAATGCAAGATATCATTTGAGGAACTAAATAAAgtagacaaaaaaatgtattccctGTGAGTCATTTTAAGGCTGACTGACTGTCCATGTGTTTGTAGATGATTTGGACCTACTGTCTGAGGACTATGACGCGGTGGACCATCGGCTTCAGCTTTTCTTGGATGTGGAGGTCttcgaggaggaagaggagcttCACTCTTTCCTTAAGGTGTGTAAGAGTAAGGCACATAAGTATTAAAGCCcctaaaaacttttttttttttaatctcacttATTTCTCTAACATAAAATGTTGATGACAACATAAGCAATAATCAAAGTTAAAGGAATCATTCGGTCGggcaagaaatagtctggcacatgaCCCCCAATATAACCACAAATGGTCTTTTTTACACTACATtctttgtacggattaaacaaacaagatataacgtgttagtCAGCTTAAGAGGTGATGGTATTTAGATTCTgttaccttttggacagagccaggctagctgtttccagtctttatactaagctaagctaatctgctgctggctttagctttatatttaacagacagacatgagagtggtatagtTTCTCTCACCTAACCCTCAGCAAGGTTGGATCAGGTTTGTCATACAGTGCTGACAACTTAAGCAAGCAACCCCAtaactgtcatcacattttgttttaaatgtcgctaaactctgattggtgcatggaaatATGCAACGTCACCTTTTTCCAGCTGAGCCCTGCCTTATTAAAACCAGCGAGAAAAGcaaggacaaaaacagaaattcagAAATCTCTCATTGTGAAATAACCAAAGCTcttctaactttggcagaaaataatGTGTTGATGTAGGACTCCATCGCTCACAGTAAGAAGCAGATTGAGaaaaggttttcagggcctttaaaattTTACTGTAGCTAATAACTAAGGCAGGAAATAGTATTAATGCCAGACTCTGCTGTTTAAGCAGAATTTTGCCAGTGACAGCGGCATGTGACTGATCACTCAAATTTAGTAatacaatgtttttatgttgctgttattgtttcttttgtgaTTGTGGTTTTAAAAAGTCCTCTAACATATCTCCCTGATGGCCAAAAGATTCCAGCTTAATGGATGGTGACAACTACAACAGACCTACAACACTTAAGCTGCGGTTTCATCTCAGTCAGCCAAGATGAACGCAGTCTGTAAATCTCCCGGGAGCCCATTCAACCCTGATATTCTTCTTTTTGTAGCTTCTTTGACTAGttttgtgccccccccccccgctgtTACTCAGCATTCTCCGAGACCTCTTCAATATGCAATGCATCCTGGCAGCTCTTCAACTCAGCAAGctattgcttttctctgtcagaCACCTGGATGAGGAGCAAAGAACGGAACAGGACCAAGCAAACCACAGCTGGAAACAGGAGGTCCTGCTCCATTCATCTTagttatgtttatttatacagtgACAGGGGCGGCTCGCTGTTTCACTTGTGCTTTTACTTCTTGTGTTGTCTTACAGGAAATTAAGCAAGACCTTGGTCTAGAGGTTTGATTTTAAACTCCTAAAgagctttgaaaaacaaaaaactggtGTCAGCTGAGAATATGGTTGTTAATAGTTCAGTATTGAATTCATTGCCCTATGATGTTCATTATTATGCTGTAAAAGGCAGTATTCACAGGTGAGAACAGCAATTGAAAAATCGTTTTTGCTATTTTTGAGAAATGTCTATTACAGACAAAGAGCGTTTTATCCCTTTTTCTGTGTGCCTTCAGATATCTGCTGTCAAATTTGGGGAGCCAGGGGAGGTTCcctctctgttggtggtgtcaaACCAGCGAATCTATTTTTTGGAAATGACATCAGAAACCAAGTGAGTAGAGCAACTTTACAGGATACAGAAAGTACTTAGTATTTGCTCAGTATGATTCTCTTTTTTGGAAAATTGtaagtaatataatgtaaagCAACTTTTAGGTGTCACCAAAAGCAGGTGGACCTCGACCACAAAAGATTTTGTGTACTACCAAaaaggaagcagaaaaaaacgataaaataaatgaatgcttaAGTTTAAGTAGGATTCTTAAACATAACTTGGAAGTATATAGTAAAGTCAGTGAGATATTGACACAACACATTCCAGTTTATCAAAAGAGTAATCAAATCCTCCTGGTGTGGACAGTGATTCAAAAGAGGGCGCTTGCACTGCAGTTAACAATTATGACTTTTAATGCTGATGTGTAGTTCCACACCCTACGTTTAGGATGGGATTATATTGCATAACCTGCCCAGGTTTCTGGGTCACATCTTGAGAACACATTGACCTCGCAGTGTCTGTGGACTGTGGAGTCTTTTCTCCTTCTGCTAGTTTAAGcacctttttattgtttttttctctcctcacctctctgtcACATGAACAAAAAGCATTTCTTCCCTCATCAAAACAAGATTTATTTCCCTCAGACATGAGCCCATGCTGTGATGGCTCTTGCAAAATTATTACAAAGTCACTGTGATTTAGACCATAAGAACTGACTTCTCTTTTTCTTGGCACTGTGCAAGAAACAAGAGTATTATTTTGACCTTATATCGTAATCCTTGAAACATTAGGTAATACATGAGTTATTACCATGATTGTACtgagtaaaacacattttaaagtgttgttCTGGCAGTCACACCTCCAAGTGTGAGAGATCAAGTAAACCATTTAATCCACCTCACTGTGACAGTACACTTTCTGCACTTTCTGATGCCTAACGTTGTTTCCTCCCAGCAGAGGCCAGCTCTCTAATTGGCTGCAGAAGCGGGACAGCCAGCCACTCATGGAGCTCAGCTACCTGGAGGTGGGGCTAGGCTCTCAGAGCATCCACATGGAGTTTGGAGACAGGGGCGTGGCCTACACTCTCCTCGTGAGGGACAGTTTACGCTGCAAACGCTTCTTTGGCCTCTTGACAGGTAAAAGGACGCTTCCAAATACAAGCAAAGTGGAAAATGGTTTCTgtttaatgaaaaacacataaaagcaagTTGTATTTTCTGAATATAGTCAGCACTTTCCTCAGGGTGCTTTAAGAGTAGTGTTGAATCCCTCAGGCATGTATTGGAACAGCATGTTCCTCTCTCTGGCATTGTGCCACAGAAACCCAACCTACTCCTCTCACAAACTAATACTATACCATATGTGATGCAAATTTCTGCCCCGTCCCCCTCACTGTTGGGTTCACGCCGAGTCAGTACATCCTGCCCAGACCAACTTGTCTGCAAGGGAGGACCAGCGGCTGAGAGGAAAATCTTTTATTAGACGGGGGCTCCTGCTCGGGCCTGGAATGTCTggaaaaatatggaaaatgaATTTGACAATTACCAGCCCCTAAACGTGtggagaaaacaggaaaacatatTGGCACATGTGGAAAAGTATTGCTGTTCAGTTCTAGTACacatagttccacattttgggaaatgtgtaACAGAGAATGTGACGTATTAAGGTATTTTCCCAGAATTACTGTTTCATATTGCCAATTGCGAGGTACACGATACTGAATACAAGCAAAGAAAACTTCAAATTCAGTCAACAGACATGCTGATTAGAAGAGCAGTCCCACTTTTTCCATAGCTCTCTACCTTCAGCTGCTGTCTGATGGTGTTTCTGTTCAGCTTTCACTCAAACAATCAAGCAAGAATATTTTTGGAAGTACACggaaagtgtttttttcataCCAAATGACCTAGCATCCCatacaggtttttttttaaatatttttaaaaattgttccTTTGTTCAACTGGGTAAAGATTTTTGTTAAGATTAATATCTCTTTTTGAAAAGAGACCTGGCCCAGAAGGCAGCAtaagaaacattacaataaatacaaacaactgtCACACATTACAAAAGAGTATAGACAATATACAGTTACGATGGATTAACAGGTATGAGTTTCCAAACCTATCAATattgaataaaaacaatgattattataataattattaaataaactaATATGCATTTGTATTCACAAAGAGTAATTAACTATTTCATGTCCTTCTGTACATTGTTCCAGGAGGAAGGGGCTGTctatttaaaagcttttttgaaTACGCTGCGTCTTCCTTTACCCAGAGGCATGTTAGAAAAAGAGCAAGTAAATTAATGAAAGAGAAATTTGCAGTTTTAGAAGCATCACTCAGAAACGTGGATATTCATGAACTTATCCCCTAAGTCAGACTGACCAGCGTCaaatgacattttagattttagatgCATTTCCCACTTTTTCCAACAcatacttttcttttctcttcgttctctccctttttctctaGCTTCCCTTCTGTCCGCTGAgagctttttctttctgtctacaTTTCTAAACAGCTCATTTAGTGTGTTGTATTCTTCGTGGCTGAAAATGATTCCAGATTGCTTTCAGTGAGGCTACAGAGATTGTCCAAGGCAGAGCAGACAACTGAAAAGCATGAATAATAGTTTGTTGTAACCTTCCATGTGCATCCTTCCAAAAAAAGATGCATGAAAATCTGATCTGTTA includes these proteins:
- the LOC122872104 gene encoding serine/threonine-protein kinase 11-interacting protein isoform X3; its protein translation is MAVSHSGQSSLVQSLAKLLRNDGDLVLDGSSTLTLPVASLHQLTRLFEQYLLSRSHQHGFLALPSHPADTASLLQLQFLFDVLQKTISLKLINPPGVRLESVVKIFPFKSLKCLELKRVPPHCLEGLRGVYSQLEVFTCSKSLNSLEELLSLCGGDLSSALPWLELHTLNFSFNSIVCLDQSLTLLNVLKSLDLSHNKIQECAEFLKPLTELEHLNLGYNCLQRAPTLGLSARAKLLTLNLRNNELETINGVEQLSSLEHLDLAYNLLLEHSQLAPLSLLHCLNTLNLEGNPLYFQKTHRNCTVRHLSPKAANLRLKLDGTPLSSSELSVLPKAGQLVVQVQTSPPVAMPPERSNQEVSSGAGELSDSLSVGEVGVSHIRRKKSRSKVKVRRASISEPSDTDYEPRLFSSTKGIVLPHQQEIERMSSFRDQLGEDWLRYQHHLDGDSPSTITTAVDTNQPTPHRQPLPNGLSTNPCPSASTGHQPSPPSLEVPEVLPPPLLSSEPRMETSDAHADQETESTLQWPGHNSWQTESTLENSMVDGPVVSQGVVSSSGPSPEFQRSARGESGDTKEEEEEDLGVDLCHPLLVGVLSDKEEEDGADQGERSRWRRREVFLRIKQSLMLEVDMQRGQERCRLELGSLARVETTEACWTLGETEEMFPAVELQFDYISREKRWRRYVLLDDDPQQALQALTDVLSHVAEENQRRDSELRPSCVRLQCLRCRSEITLQGEGSEEEAGGRARRREAAMLPEGVEEQDGEELTEAQCDDSKGNSNICPECGSDHVVQLAGQSTPYSSTPIHCSSRPDSEDDHLDITQSTRSVNKDDYTDASISSSPIFEAATTTEDPTFITAQGSSFFIGDGQGDTSSLSYSTECQSKEDLAGSYHYTSTGATPPEVQAQPAGRSTPNDDLDLLSEDYDAVDHRLQLFLDVEVFEEEEELHSFLKISAVKFGEPGEVPSLLVVSNQRIYFLEMTSETNRGQLSNWLQKRDSQPLMELSYLEVGLGSQSIHMEFGDRGVAYTLLVRDSLRCKRFFGLLTGIVREMAHKSESKLKSISTTRLNPQHHLWALVCEDIQADVEDGQLQFFYILAFVLQEDIWTPLTVLATRETLYLLKEDHQWNKSSSLTMNENKEPSSGSVTILEMLPISCVSSVHLWPSDQCRMDIKLYDETVKQEKTWCVRSESTELLQGLLAWVRAQWEAMFGVKLHTSLQDNAA